The Malus domestica chromosome 17, GDT2T_hap1 genome contains the following window.
tttaccCCTTTCGCACtggaaagcaattagtttaccctctcacactagagagcaattagtcactctctcgcattggagagcaattaaTTTACCCTCTCGCgctggagagcaaacccatatgggtgtcagggaattggtttaccctttcgcactggagagcaattagtttatcttctcgcactggagagcaaacccatatgggtgtcggggaattggtttaccctctcgcactggagagcaattagtttatcttctCGTACTGGAAAGTGAATTCGTATGATTTTTTAGCAGTCGTTGTGGACAGCAGTTGAGCCATGCTTGTGAATAacttcttgaatcttcattgagaataaagaaataaatcaaTTGTGCTGGAAGGCAGAAACTACATAACAAACTAGATAATCATTGGCTTGTGAAACATTTttcgtcgagctgcttgagaaTTCAAacttatttggaaaaaaaacccaaacgaGGTTTAAGGGGTGATAGAGACTTCCCCTGCTTGTGTAGGCCTTTTTGTTGACTTGTTAAGATACTCGTCGCATTGGCCCTCATTTGTAAGCTTCTTAAGATACTGCTTCCACTTCAGGCAGCCGTTGGTAGTGTGGCCTGGTCCTTGATGAAATGCGCAATTCTTTGTATGATCCAGCTTGGTAAGATTGCCTTTCATGGGTTGTGGCAGTTCGAACCAAGGTTCGTTCTTGAGCTTGCGGAGAATTTGGCCGATTGGAACTGTGAATTTGGTGAATGTTTCAGGCGCTAAGTCTTCTTTGGTTAGGGAACGTTCCATGTGCTTCTCTTCCGACTCATCTTTGTTAGACTGCTTGGCCTCATCCCATAGTGCATGTTTTTCTACTAAAGCGTACAAAGCTGCTAGGGTCAGTTCTTCTCCTATGATCAGTTTTCCAAATAAATGATGTTCGGTAAAAAGTCCATTTCTGAATGTTGCCATTGATATGTCTTCATTGCAACCAACAATCTTGGCCTTCTCCGTTTTGAATCTCTTGACATAATTACGAATTGTCTCCCAAGGGTCTTTTACGATGCTGAAGAGATGGTCGGATCTCATTTTGATTGAGCGGTTAGACGAATACTCCTTagtgaaaacaaaggaaagtttGTTAAAACTTTGGATCAACTGTGACGGCAGAGTGTGAAACCAATCtagcgcctcgccttgtagagttgtGGAAATTTTTTTTGCACATAAGCGCATTGTTGTTCCCGTAGAGGATCATGGTACTGCGGTAGTACTTGAGATGTCGATCTGGATCTTCGTCTCCCTTGTACAGAATGAAGTGAGGCATAGTGAACCTGCGAGGTGGATCTGTCCGTTCGATTTCATTCGTGAATGGTGacatgcttatgttggtcatatcTCGTCGAAGCGCATCGTCAGCAGCCTCGTTATGTTGGAAATTTTGCAATCATTCAGTTATGAGTCTCttaacttcttcttgaatttgcctttgcTGGGGCAGTGGAACTTTCAGCTGCCTCTAATCATGACCTATGGGTTTAGGTCGCTCTTCCTTATGCTCGACTCATCAATGTCGCAGCTGCGGCGCATGTGGCATGTACTTGGTAGGCGGACAGGCCGTTTGCAGGCtgccggttgaacttgagtcagattgagtgactgcttctctccgtctaCCGTGCTGCCTACttcgatgtgaggtggagaatGCTCCTTACGAGCCTAGTTGTGAATGAACATTTCATCTGGAAGGTTGTCTATATTGATAGTCAGAGTGTGTCCTCAACCGTGAACGTATGCTCGTCCATGAGCTTGATTGGGAATGCACGCTCCTCTGTGTGCTAAGatgagagtatacgctatcccAAGGACCCAGGCGGGAGCGTAAACTGCCAGAACGCTTGGAGCGTGACTGGTTAATGGGCTGTTTACCAAGATACTGGTGGAGAGGTTCGTCTGCCTTTGTCCTACTTCaggacacctcgtctggggaACATTGGATCTTGGTGCGttgcaagagttgattcaccaaggttgtctgttatgcaagggcgctcgtcaactctatgacttgtcgagacaagtgttgttcgccatttggattggaagagcttggaaggaatgtgcctccttgagcagtggaagttTGGTAGACTCTTGGTGCaagatttgaattgggaaatgtcaaatccacgaagaaatatggtgaaaatgcccccggctcgatggttgCTCCGAATAGTTGAGATATTCTCGAGCCAACTTAAGCTGCTTAAGAAACCATGGGAGGTAGGGTTCCCGCACGATGGTTGCTCCGGATAGTTGAGATATTCTCGGGCCAACTTGAGCTGCTTGGGAAACCATGGGAGGCAGGGCTACAGGAGCAGGCTAGGtcgcaggagcaggctggggcACAGAAGCAGGTAGGGAtgcaggagcaggctggattACGGAAGTAGGCTGGGTTGCGAGATTAGGTTAGGTCACGGGAGTAGGCTACTCAATACGTGGTGCATGTGAATACGATGCTTGGGCTCGGGcc
Protein-coding sequences here:
- the LOC108169493 gene encoding uncharacterized protein is translated as MRSDHLFSIVKDPWETIRNYVKRFKTEKAKIVGCNEDISMATFRNGLFTEHHLFGKLIIGEELTLAALYALVEKHALWDEAKQSNKDESEEKHMERSLTKEDLAPETFTKFTVPIGQILRKLKNEPWFELPQPMKGNLTKLDHTKNCAFHQGPGHTTNGCLKWKQYLKKLTNEGQCDEYLNKSTKRPTQAGEVSITP